Below is a genomic region from Candidatus Zixiibacteriota bacterium.
TGTTGCTCCTGTTGCTCCTGTTGCTCCTGTTGCTCCTGTTGCTCCTGTTGCTCCTGTTGCTCCTGTTGCTCCTGTTGCTCCTGTTGCTCCTGTTGCTCCTACTCGTGAGATGACTCCAGCGGCTAAGGGTGTGAGCTACGATGATTATGTAAAAGCTGGTTGGACAGAAGAACAGTTGATTTCTGAAGGATTTATGTTACCGTTTTAACCTGATTTTCTCCTGGTCAGGTTAGAAGAAGAGCTGCAGGCTCTTCGGCCCGTCACTTTAATTAGTGACGGGCTTTCTTGGTAGGAGGACTTTATGATTATTATGGAAAGTTTAGCTGAAGCATTACCCAGAGAGCAAGAAAGAGTTCGTGAAATTTTGGGTTATTATAAGGAAATACCTGCCGGACAATTTGGTGCAATAATGATTGAATCTGCTTTACACCATGCAGATAAGGCCGCTGCCAGTGGGGATGTTATTCAAATGATAAAAGCTTACGAAGCACTTTGCGCTATAGAGTGTTAGAAAGGAGATAGTAGAATGAGAAATCTTTTTATTGGTGGTTCGCATGACAGGGAATACATAGATGCAGATGGCAGGAATCTTTATCGTTTACCCATTTACGACGAGCCTGATGTTACTCCCGATTCACCTATTCAAAATAAACATGTGCGGATAGAGGAGTATCGCAGGTTTGAATTGTTAAGTGATTCTCCAGAGTGTGATATCTACATTATATCAAACCTCAGTTTGTACGATGTGACAAAACGGCTTATCCAGAGCTACAGGATGGATTTATAATGACTAATCCAATACCCCAACCAGCTCGTATCGACAAGATTGTTGCTGAGCGACTTGAGAAGTTAGAAGCGGCGCTGATCAAACTGCGAGACTGTGACTGGGTGATAACGTTGCCTGATAGAATGGATGCTGTTCGAGCTATTGCTAGAGAGGCGTTAAAATGATAACGTATGATCTGGAATGCTACCCCAACGTGTTTCTTGCAGGGATAGAGGTTAACGACAAACGATACACCTTTGAGAACTCGTGGAGAGTTAACGAAATATCACAGCTCCTTGAGTTTCTTGATAGTATTCGGAACGAAACAATGACGGGCTACAATAATCTTTCCTACGATTGGCCGGTTCTTAATTATATTATTCAAAATAGGGGTTGCGCTCCTTTAGATATTTATAATAAATCAGATCAAATCATTAAAACACCTTGGAACGATCGCTTCTCAAATATTATATGGAACCCCATTATCAAACAACGAGACCTCCTGCGGGTGATGCACTATGATAATCCAGCTAGGATGACCGGATTAAAAGCTCTTGAGTTTGTGATGCGCTCGCATAATATTGAGGATCTTCCTTACACGCCTGGTTCGATTCTCAATTTCGATCAATATGATTTTTTGAGAACTTATATGTGGTTCGACATAGAAAACACCAAAAAGTTTTGTAATCTTATTGAAAAGGAAATCAACTTCCGAAAAGAGTTGTCTGAAAAATATGATAAAGATTTCACCAACGCAAGTGATGCTAAGATCGGGTCAGAAGTGTTTATTCAAGCTCTTGAGAAGGTTGGTGTAGAATGTTATAATCATTCTAATGGTCAACGTGCTCCAAAGAGGACAGTTAGAGAAAATGTTAAAATAAAAGATTGCATTTTTCCTTATATTAAGTTTGAGCATCCTGAGTTTCAGAGGATTAAAATATGGTTGGAAGGGCAAACTGTAACTGAAGTAAAGAATGTATTTAAGGATTTAAAGTGTCATGTTAACGGGATTGATTATATCTTCGGAACGGGAGGCCTACATGCTTCAGTAAATAACAGTATAATCGAAAGTGATGAATATAATCAGATAGTTGACGTGGATGTTACCTCAATGTATCCGAGTATTGCCATAGTAAATAAACTATATCCTGAACATCTTGGTATCGAGTTTTGTTCGGTGTATGAAGATTTATTTAATGAGCGCAAGAAGCATAAAAAGGGAACGGCTGAAAATGCTTCTCTTAAAATAGCAATGAACGCAACGTATGGTAACAGTGGTAATAAATATAGCCCTTTCTTCGATTTGAAGTATCTACTTTCTACCACGATTAACGGCCAATTATCGTTGTTAATGTTGGTTGAACAACTCATAAAAACACCGAGTTTGAAAATAATCCAGTGTAATACTGACGGCATCTCTTATATTGTTTCTAAAAAATATATAGAACATTGTCGTAATATTTGTAAGTGGTGGGAGTCGATTACAAAATTACAACTGGAAGAAGTTTTTTATAAAAAGATGGTACTCAGGGACGTAAATAATTATATAGGGGTATACCCCGATGGTAAACTCAAACGTAAAGGTTGTTATTGTTTCGGTGGTGATCTAGGGTATCATCAAAATCACTCGTCACAGGTTGTTCCGATGGCTGCAAACCAAGCTCTATTATATGGTAAAAATATTGAAGAGTATATTTCAACCCACTCCGACATATTTGACTTTATGAATTTTGCAAAAGTTCCCCGCAGCTCCAAACTCATAACGGTAGACTATGAAGGCAATGAAGAGCAAATCCAAAACAACACCAGGTACTACATCAGCGTGTTTGGTCTTGATCTGGTTAAGATCATGCCACCAACGCCGCAACAAGTAGCGAAAGATGCTGATGCACCCGAGCGCCGGTTTATGCTGAATAAAGGATGGAAAGCATCTGTGTGTAATGACATGGATGATTATGATGACGCAGCAGTTGAGTACGAATATTACATTCGTGAAGCTCATAAGATCGTTGACCCTATTTTGAAAGGAGGTGTGATGTGAAATGTCCTAAGTGTTGTTTTGGTAAGATTGTTTATCAGCCTTGGAATAAAAAAGATTTAGTAGCTCGGTGTTCGCATACCAAAAAATGTGGGTTAAGAGTTCATATTGTAGATGGTAAAGATATGACCGAAGAAGAAAAAACTCAAATTGTTTTGGATCGTTGGGAATATTAATGAACACAGAAGCGAAGTTGGAACAGAAGTGTCGAAAGTTAGCTATTGACGCTGGTTGGTTGTCTTATAAATTTGAGAGTGAAGGAGGACTCCCCGATCGGATATTTATCAAAGACGGGCGAATTATCTTTGTTGAATTTAAGGCTCCAAAGACTGGCAGACTCAGTAAATTGCAGCAGGTTCAGATCAAAAGAATGATCAACGCTGGTGCAATTGTTCATGTCTGCGATAACGTTGAATCTTTTTTGAGGATTATTGAGTTATGAGTAGAGAATATACAACATCTGGCAAAGCCGTAGCTGCGGATAATTATATATCTAAAGACAACGAACCGGAACCTGAGAGAGATGAATCAGTA
It encodes:
- a CDS encoding VRR-NUC domain-containing protein; this translates as MNTEAKLEQKCRKLAIDAGWLSYKFESEGGLPDRIFIKDGRIIFVEFKAPKTGRLSKLQQVQIKRMINAGAIVHVCDNVESFLRIIEL